One segment of Toxoplasma gondii ME49 chromosome VI, whole genome shotgun sequence DNA contains the following:
- a CDS encoding hypothetical protein (encoded by transcript TGME49_240755) — MSTDSGVLRPPVCLLGRVSRRLPSHLSSSFAVPSPFVLVCGNARRNSRQKDSSVQATRGRDLAHIGLVALLTTGSKTNSRSFFALHSPKTTAASSIFSV, encoded by the exons ATGTCG aCGGATTCTGgagttcttcgtcctccCGTCTGCCTGCTCGGGAGGGTTTCGAGGCGTCTGCCTTCTCATCTTTCATCTTCGTTTGCCGTTCCCTCAcccttcgttctcgtctgcgggaacgcgagaaggaactcTCGACAAAAAGACTCGTCTGTACAAGCAACAAGAGGACGTGACTTGGCCCACATCGGCCTTGTCGCGCTTCTCACAACAg GCTCAAAAACGAACAGTCgatctttcttcgctctccacaGTCCTAAAACGACTGCTGCTTCGTCGATTTTCTCCGTGTAG
- a CDS encoding cytochrome b5 family heme/steroid binding domain-containing protein (encoded by transcript TGME49_240770~Predicted trans-membrane domain (TMHMM2.0):332-350:356-376:418-441), giving the protein MRTLTWTSSESRDCSSPSVEKREVLDFAYLEEAKMSSLADDHRASDSVSTPGSCPDSSFVDVAERFCGGSSRDMSSPCGKEALSLCDETTHAEIEQPGEEGLSLCEKETSSEAEKPAWLASEQPDEETSSPAERLRSCELRRGNCPLHGKFFSESEVAACSAEPGSGGQCLVMFENCVYDLSRFSHPGGAHLLHGFAGKDLTTAFYEAGHSVHALKLLASLCVGIVEERAERHRREVGERCLCDRAEAARETRRRRFRKGEAARLAASEEEVEASQLTSYHAAEELIHFTKPLLPQIWRLTKEEYERLIETPCMKEGVLRLMPYSWMEPLSKTHWWMIPLLWLPFVCWWIRENLKVFSTTLCVASILVGFASWSLIEYLMHRFLFHFPERKLPDLRVVRIIHFLLHAVHHFLPLDPLRLVVPPALFVALASGVYAFLSLFLPQWSVRAGWPGGMLGYIAYDLIHYSTHHVAVLDCVSHIREMRKYHMRHHYRHPLFGFGVTTKLWDRIFGTLPPSDEETRPPASRREARKH; this is encoded by the exons ATGCGGACTTTGACTTGGACTTCGTCAGAGTCGAGAGAttgttcttctccatctgtcgagaagagagaagttcTGGATTTCGCCTATTtagaagaagcaaagatgTCCTCCCTCGCGGACGACCACCGGGCCTCCGACTCGGTCTCCACGCCCGGCAGCTGTCCCGACAGCTCTTTCGTGGATGTTGCCGAGCGTTTTTGTGGTGGATCCTCTCGAGACATGTCTTCGCCTTGCGGCAAAGAAGCTCTTTCGCTCTGCGACGAAACAACACACGCCGAGATCGAGCAAcctggcgaagaaggactgtctctctgtgagaaggaaacgagctCCGAGGCGGAGAAGCCTGCTTGGCTTGCATCTGAACAGCCCGACGAGGAAACGTCATCACCTGCCGAGCGTCTGCGTTCGTGCGAACTTCGCCGCGGGAACTGTCCTCTCCACGGGAAATTCTTCAGCGAGAGCGAAGTCGCCGCATGTTCAGCCGAACCAGGTTCCGGTGGCCAGTGCTTGGTGATGTTCGAGAACTGCGTCTACGacctttcgcgtttctctcacCCCGGCGGCGCTCATTTGCTCCACGGCTTCGCAGGCAAAGACCTGACAACCGCGTTCTACGAGGCAGGCcactctgtgcatgcgctgaagctcctcgcgtctctctgcgtcggcATCGTggaagagagggcagagcGACACAGACGAGAGGTCGGAGAACGATGCCTGTGCGACAGAGCAGAAGCCGCGCGCGAGACTCGCCGCAGGCGCTTCCGGAAAGGGGAGGCGGCGCGGCTCGCTGCCTCGGAGGAAGAGGTTGAAGCCAGCCAGTTGACCTCTTATCACGCAGCCGAAGAACTCATCCACTTCACGaagcctctccttccccagATCTGGAGGCTCACCAAAGAGGAGTACGAACGACTCATCGAAACGCCCTGCATGAAAGAAGGCGTCCTCCGACTCATGCCCTACTCTTG GATGGAACCTCTGTCGAAGACGCACTGGTGGATGATTCCACTGCTGTGGCTGCCGTTCGTGTGCTGGTGGATTCGAGAGAACTTAAAAGTCTTCTCCACCACCCTCTGCGTCGCAAGCATCCTCGTCGGCTTCGCGTCCTGGTCACTGATCGAGTACCTCATGcatcgcttcctcttccactttccCGAAAGAAAACTCCCCGACCTCCGCGTCGTTCGCATCATTCActttctgctgcatgcagtccacCATTTCCTGCCGCTCGACCCCCTCAG ACTGGTAGTTCCGCCTGCGTTGTTTGTCGCCTTGGCCAGCGGAGTGTACGCCTTCTTGAGCTTGTTTCTCCCGCAATGGTCAGTGCGCGCAGGATGGCCGGGGGGGATGTTGGGGTACATTGCCTACGACTTGATTCACTACTCGACGCATCACGTTGCTGTTCTCGACTGTGTGAGTCACATTCGAGAAATGAGGAAGTACCATATGCGCCATCACTACAGACACCCTCTTTTCGGCTTCGGAGTCACCACCAAACTCTGGGATAGAATCTTCGGAACTCTCCCGCCATccgacgaagagacgcgacCGCCAGCATCCAGACGCGAAGCACGGAAACACTga